The Callithrix jacchus isolate 240 chromosome 20, calJac240_pri, whole genome shotgun sequence genome has a window encoding:
- the NQO1 gene encoding NAD(P)H dehydrogenase [quinone] 1 isoform X2 produces MKEAAAVALKKKGWEVAESDLYAMNFNAIISRKDFTGKLKDPENFQYAAESTLAYKEGRLSPDIVVEQKKLEAADLVIFQFPLQWFGVPAILKGWFERVFIGEFAYTYAAMYDKGPFRSKKAVLSITTGGSGSMYSLQGVHGDMNVILWPIQSGILHFCGFQVLEPQLTYSIGHTPADIRIQILEGWKKRLENIWEETPLYFAPSSLFDLNFQAGFLMKKEVQDEEKNKKFGLSVGHHLGKSIPTDNQIKARK; encoded by the exons ATGAAGGAGGCTGCTGCAGTGGCTTTGAAGAAGAAAGGATGGGAGGTGGCCGAGTCGGACCTCTACGCCATGAACTTCAATGCCATCATTTCCAGAAAGGACTTCACAG GTAAACTGAAGGACCCTGAGAACTTTCAGTATGCTGCTGAATCTACTCTGGCTTATAAAGAAGGCCGTCTGAGCCCGGATATTGTGGTTGAACAAAAGAAGCTGGAAGCCGCAGACCTTGTGATATTCCAG TTCCCCCTGCAGTGGTTTGGAGTCCCTGCCATTCTGAAAGGCTGGTTTGAGCGAGTGTTCATAGGAGAGTTTGCTTACACATACGCTGCCATGTACGACAAAGGACCCTTCCGG agtAAGAAGGCAGTGCTTTCCATCACCACTGGTGGCAGCGGCTCCATGTACTCTCTGCAAGGAGTCCATGGGGACATGAATGTCATTCTCTGGCCAATTCAg AGTGGCATTCTGCATTTCTGTGGCTTCCAAGTCTTAGAACCTCAACTGACATACAGCATTGGGCACACTCCAGCAGACATCCGAATTCAGATCCTGGAAGGATGGAAGAAACGCCTGGAGAATATTTGGGAGGAGACACCACTGTATTTTGCTCCAAGCAGCCTCTTTGATCTAAATTTCCAGGCAGGATTCTTAATGAAAAAAGAGGTGCAGGAtgaggagaaaaacaagaaatttgGCCTTTCTGTGGGCCATCACTTGGGCAAGTCCATCCCAACTGACAACCAGATCAAAGCCAGAAAATAA
- the NQO1 gene encoding NAD(P)H dehydrogenase [quinone] 1 isoform X1 — protein sequence MAGRKALIVLAHSERTSFNYAMKEAAAVALKKKGWEVAESDLYAMNFNAIISRKDFTGKLKDPENFQYAAESTLAYKEGRLSPDIVVEQKKLEAADLVIFQFPLQWFGVPAILKGWFERVFIGEFAYTYAAMYDKGPFRSKKAVLSITTGGSGSMYSLQGVHGDMNVILWPIQSGILHFCGFQVLEPQLTYSIGHTPADIRIQILEGWKKRLENIWEETPLYFAPSSLFDLNFQAGFLMKKEVQDEEKNKKFGLSVGHHLGKSIPTDNQIKARK from the exons GCAGAAAAGCACTGATCGTCCTGGCTCACTCAGAGAGGACGTCCTTCAACTATGCCATGAAGGAGGCTGCTGCAGTGGCTTTGAAGAAGAAAGGATGGGAGGTGGCCGAGTCGGACCTCTACGCCATGAACTTCAATGCCATCATTTCCAGAAAGGACTTCACAG GTAAACTGAAGGACCCTGAGAACTTTCAGTATGCTGCTGAATCTACTCTGGCTTATAAAGAAGGCCGTCTGAGCCCGGATATTGTGGTTGAACAAAAGAAGCTGGAAGCCGCAGACCTTGTGATATTCCAG TTCCCCCTGCAGTGGTTTGGAGTCCCTGCCATTCTGAAAGGCTGGTTTGAGCGAGTGTTCATAGGAGAGTTTGCTTACACATACGCTGCCATGTACGACAAAGGACCCTTCCGG agtAAGAAGGCAGTGCTTTCCATCACCACTGGTGGCAGCGGCTCCATGTACTCTCTGCAAGGAGTCCATGGGGACATGAATGTCATTCTCTGGCCAATTCAg AGTGGCATTCTGCATTTCTGTGGCTTCCAAGTCTTAGAACCTCAACTGACATACAGCATTGGGCACACTCCAGCAGACATCCGAATTCAGATCCTGGAAGGATGGAAGAAACGCCTGGAGAATATTTGGGAGGAGACACCACTGTATTTTGCTCCAAGCAGCCTCTTTGATCTAAATTTCCAGGCAGGATTCTTAATGAAAAAAGAGGTGCAGGAtgaggagaaaaacaagaaatttgGCCTTTCTGTGGGCCATCACTTGGGCAAGTCCATCCCAACTGACAACCAGATCAAAGCCAGAAAATAA
- the NQO1 gene encoding NAD(P)H dehydrogenase [quinone] 1 isoform X3, with protein MAGRKALIVLAHSERTSFNYAMKEAAAVALKKKGWEVAESDLYAMNFNAIISRKDFTGKLKDPENFQYAAESTLAYKEGRLSPDIVVEQKKLEAADLVIFQFPLQWFGVPAILKGWFERVFIGEFAYTYAAMYDKGPFRSGILHFCGFQVLEPQLTYSIGHTPADIRIQILEGWKKRLENIWEETPLYFAPSSLFDLNFQAGFLMKKEVQDEEKNKKFGLSVGHHLGKSIPTDNQIKARK; from the exons GCAGAAAAGCACTGATCGTCCTGGCTCACTCAGAGAGGACGTCCTTCAACTATGCCATGAAGGAGGCTGCTGCAGTGGCTTTGAAGAAGAAAGGATGGGAGGTGGCCGAGTCGGACCTCTACGCCATGAACTTCAATGCCATCATTTCCAGAAAGGACTTCACAG GTAAACTGAAGGACCCTGAGAACTTTCAGTATGCTGCTGAATCTACTCTGGCTTATAAAGAAGGCCGTCTGAGCCCGGATATTGTGGTTGAACAAAAGAAGCTGGAAGCCGCAGACCTTGTGATATTCCAG TTCCCCCTGCAGTGGTTTGGAGTCCCTGCCATTCTGAAAGGCTGGTTTGAGCGAGTGTTCATAGGAGAGTTTGCTTACACATACGCTGCCATGTACGACAAAGGACCCTTCCGG AGTGGCATTCTGCATTTCTGTGGCTTCCAAGTCTTAGAACCTCAACTGACATACAGCATTGGGCACACTCCAGCAGACATCCGAATTCAGATCCTGGAAGGATGGAAGAAACGCCTGGAGAATATTTGGGAGGAGACACCACTGTATTTTGCTCCAAGCAGCCTCTTTGATCTAAATTTCCAGGCAGGATTCTTAATGAAAAAAGAGGTGCAGGAtgaggagaaaaacaagaaatttgGCCTTTCTGTGGGCCATCACTTGGGCAAGTCCATCCCAACTGACAACCAGATCAAAGCCAGAAAATAA
- the NQO1 gene encoding NAD(P)H dehydrogenase [quinone] 1 isoform X4: MAGRKALIVLAHSERTSFNYAMKEAAAVALKKKGWEVAESDLYAMNFNAIISRKDFTGKLKDPENFQYAAESTLAYKEGRLSPDIVVEQKKLEAADLVIFQSKKAVLSITTGGSGSMYSLQGVHGDMNVILWPIQSGILHFCGFQVLEPQLTYSIGHTPADIRIQILEGWKKRLENIWEETPLYFAPSSLFDLNFQAGFLMKKEVQDEEKNKKFGLSVGHHLGKSIPTDNQIKARK, encoded by the exons GCAGAAAAGCACTGATCGTCCTGGCTCACTCAGAGAGGACGTCCTTCAACTATGCCATGAAGGAGGCTGCTGCAGTGGCTTTGAAGAAGAAAGGATGGGAGGTGGCCGAGTCGGACCTCTACGCCATGAACTTCAATGCCATCATTTCCAGAAAGGACTTCACAG GTAAACTGAAGGACCCTGAGAACTTTCAGTATGCTGCTGAATCTACTCTGGCTTATAAAGAAGGCCGTCTGAGCCCGGATATTGTGGTTGAACAAAAGAAGCTGGAAGCCGCAGACCTTGTGATATTCCAG agtAAGAAGGCAGTGCTTTCCATCACCACTGGTGGCAGCGGCTCCATGTACTCTCTGCAAGGAGTCCATGGGGACATGAATGTCATTCTCTGGCCAATTCAg AGTGGCATTCTGCATTTCTGTGGCTTCCAAGTCTTAGAACCTCAACTGACATACAGCATTGGGCACACTCCAGCAGACATCCGAATTCAGATCCTGGAAGGATGGAAGAAACGCCTGGAGAATATTTGGGAGGAGACACCACTGTATTTTGCTCCAAGCAGCCTCTTTGATCTAAATTTCCAGGCAGGATTCTTAATGAAAAAAGAGGTGCAGGAtgaggagaaaaacaagaaatttgGCCTTTCTGTGGGCCATCACTTGGGCAAGTCCATCCCAACTGACAACCAGATCAAAGCCAGAAAATAA